In one Vanessa tameamea isolate UH-Manoa-2023 chromosome 12, ilVanTame1 primary haplotype, whole genome shotgun sequence genomic region, the following are encoded:
- the LOC113402440 gene encoding F-box only protein 9 isoform X1: MESATGSGSAGDCEGEEQEDSSSSSHQSVQETSNALNNLNLNDVNKDVEDELTVFRRQWKKELESTPSAQHESRSLVKKEVKKEEPLNEEDKAKQLFLRGVELERSRKLYEAIQHYKRALQILPDVERRLYNDSDLRDDTPEEESVIVESIQGALAVESDDEDAVEGEDLLTRLQRILARKGQLCEPEYPTKGGHISWLPYEVLQLVLRWVVGADLDAASLERAGAACRGLLVAARAPELWRCVCVRTWGIECGTPRAHGYTNWRHMYVERVRLNLHGCYISKTTYLRHGENSFQDHLYRPWYLIDYYRYLRFFPEGLVLMYTTAEEPAACVGHLKYRDTKNNPGIVSGHYRLVGDTVVILIKKASNEKKLSQASNTRFRARRKELHEQHEQVFQMELQVRSVRRRRNWQLVWRRYAVSTRRDQWSAFELAPSKFPPFAFSAVRAYTADSSAPLLCSSAW, encoded by the exons atg GAGTCTGCCACTGGTTCCGGTAGTGCTGGAGATTGTGAGGGAGAGGAGCAAGAGGATTCTTCTTCTTCATCTCACCAATCAGTTCAAGAGACCAGCAATGCTTTGAACAATTTGAATCTGAATGATGTg AATAAAGATGTTGAAGATGAGCTCACAGTCTTTCGCAGGCAATGGAAAAAGGAATTGGAATCTACTCCATCCGCACAGCATGAAAGCCGATCTCTTGTTAAGAAAGAGGTGAAAAAAGAGGAACCTCTGAATGAAGAGGATAAG gCTAAGCAGTTGTTCCTACGAGGTGTAGAGTTGGAGCGTAGTAGAAAACTTTATGAAGCCATCCAGCATTATAAAAGAGCCTTACAAATTCTTCCTGATGTTGAGAGGAGGCTCTATAATGATTCTGATCTAAGAGATGATACCCCTGAAG AGGAATCAGTGATCGTTGAATCGATCCAAGGGGCACTTGCAGTGGAAAGTGATGATGAAGACGCCGTCGAAGGAGAGGACTTGTTGACACGATTGCAAAGAATATTGGCACGAAAAGGTCAACTGTGCGAGCCTGAGTATCCTACTAAG GGCGGGCACATATCGTGGCTGCCGTACGAGGTGCTGCAGCTGGTGCTGCGCTGGGTGGTGGGCGCAGACCTGGACGCGGCGTCGCTGGAGCGCGCGGGCGCGGCGTGCCGCGGCCTGCTCGTGGCGGCGCGCGCGCCCGAGCTGTGGCGCTGCGTGTGCGTCAG GACTTGGGGTATAGAGTGCGGTACGCCCCGCGCACACGGCTACACAAACTGGCGGCACATGTATGTGGAGCGGGTTCGACTCAACCTGCACGGATGCTACATCAGCAAGACTACGTATCTGCGACACGGGGAGAACAGCTTCCAAGATCACCTCTACCGGCCCTGGTACCTCATAGACTACTATCGCTACCTCAG ATTCTTCCCAGAAGGATTGGTGCTAATGTATACCACGGCTGAGGAGCCGGCGGCGTGTGTGGGGCATCTCAAGTACCGTGACACGAAGAATAACCCAGGGATCGTGTCGGGACATTATCGGCTTGTTGGAGACACG gttGTGATTCTGATAAAGAAAGCGAGCAACGAGAAGAAGCTCTCGCAGGCCTCCAACACGCGATTCCGCGCGAGGCGCAAGGAGCTGCACGAGCAGCACGAGCAGGTGTTCCAAATG GAGCTGCAGGTGCGCAGCGTGCGGCGGCGCCGCAACTGGCAGCTGGTGTGGCGCCGCTACGCCGTGTCCACGCGCCGCGACCAGTGGTCCGCCTTCGAGCTGGCGCCCAGCAAGTTCCCGCCCTTCGCCTTCAGCGCCGTGCGCGCCTACACCGCCGACAGCTCCGCGCCGCTGCTCTGCTCGTCCGCCTGGTGA
- the LOC113402440 gene encoding F-box only protein 9 isoform X3 encodes MESATGSGSAGDCEGEEQEDSSSSSHQSVQETSNALNNLNLNDVNKDVEDELTVFRRQWKKELESTPSAQHESRSLVKKEVKKEEPLNEEDKAKQLFLRGVELERSRKLYEAIQHYKRALQILPDVERRLYNDSDLRDDTPEEESVIVESIQGALAVESDDEDAVEGEDLLTRLQRILARKGQLCEPEYPTKGGHISWLPYEVLQLVLRWVVGADLDAASLERAGAACRGLLVAARAPELWRCVCVRTWGIECGTPRAHGYTNWRHMYVERVRLNLHGCYISKTTYLRHGENSFQDHLYRPWYLIDYYRYLRFFPEGLVLMYTTAEEPAACVGHLKYRDTKNNPGIVSGHYRLVGDTVVILIKKASNEKKLSQASNTRFRARRKELHEQHEQVFQMELQVRSVRRRRNWQLVWRRYAVSTRRDQWSAFELAPSKFPPFAFSAVRAYTADSSAPLLCSSA; translated from the exons atg GAGTCTGCCACTGGTTCCGGTAGTGCTGGAGATTGTGAGGGAGAGGAGCAAGAGGATTCTTCTTCTTCATCTCACCAATCAGTTCAAGAGACCAGCAATGCTTTGAACAATTTGAATCTGAATGATGTg AATAAAGATGTTGAAGATGAGCTCACAGTCTTTCGCAGGCAATGGAAAAAGGAATTGGAATCTACTCCATCCGCACAGCATGAAAGCCGATCTCTTGTTAAGAAAGAGGTGAAAAAAGAGGAACCTCTGAATGAAGAGGATAAG gCTAAGCAGTTGTTCCTACGAGGTGTAGAGTTGGAGCGTAGTAGAAAACTTTATGAAGCCATCCAGCATTATAAAAGAGCCTTACAAATTCTTCCTGATGTTGAGAGGAGGCTCTATAATGATTCTGATCTAAGAGATGATACCCCTGAAG AGGAATCAGTGATCGTTGAATCGATCCAAGGGGCACTTGCAGTGGAAAGTGATGATGAAGACGCCGTCGAAGGAGAGGACTTGTTGACACGATTGCAAAGAATATTGGCACGAAAAGGTCAACTGTGCGAGCCTGAGTATCCTACTAAG GGCGGGCACATATCGTGGCTGCCGTACGAGGTGCTGCAGCTGGTGCTGCGCTGGGTGGTGGGCGCAGACCTGGACGCGGCGTCGCTGGAGCGCGCGGGCGCGGCGTGCCGCGGCCTGCTCGTGGCGGCGCGCGCGCCCGAGCTGTGGCGCTGCGTGTGCGTCAG GACTTGGGGTATAGAGTGCGGTACGCCCCGCGCACACGGCTACACAAACTGGCGGCACATGTATGTGGAGCGGGTTCGACTCAACCTGCACGGATGCTACATCAGCAAGACTACGTATCTGCGACACGGGGAGAACAGCTTCCAAGATCACCTCTACCGGCCCTGGTACCTCATAGACTACTATCGCTACCTCAG ATTCTTCCCAGAAGGATTGGTGCTAATGTATACCACGGCTGAGGAGCCGGCGGCGTGTGTGGGGCATCTCAAGTACCGTGACACGAAGAATAACCCAGGGATCGTGTCGGGACATTATCGGCTTGTTGGAGACACG gttGTGATTCTGATAAAGAAAGCGAGCAACGAGAAGAAGCTCTCGCAGGCCTCCAACACGCGATTCCGCGCGAGGCGCAAGGAGCTGCACGAGCAGCACGAGCAGGTGTTCCAAATG GAGCTGCAGGTGCGCAGCGTGCGGCGGCGCCGCAACTGGCAGCTGGTGTGGCGCCGCTACGCCGTGTCCACGCGCCGCGACCAGTGGTCCGCCTTCGAGCTGGCGCCCAGCAAGTTCCCGCCCTTCGCCTTCAGCGCCGTGCGCGCCTACACCGCCGACAGCTCCGCGCCGCTGCTCTGCTCGTCCGCCTG
- the LOC113402447 gene encoding AP-1 complex subunit sigma-2 isoform X1, translating to MMQFMLLFSRQGKLRLQKWYVAHPDKLKKKITRELITTVLARKPKMCSFLEWKDVKVVYKRYASLYFCCAMEQEDNELLTLELIHRYVELLDKYFGSVCELDIIFNFEKAYFILDELVLGGELQETSKKNVLKAIAAQDLLQEEETPQGFFEDHGLG from the exons ATG ATGCAATTCATGTTGCTATTCAGTCGACAAGGGAAGCTAAGACTTCAAAAGTGGTATGTGGCACATCCGGACAAGCTAAAGAAAAAGATTACTAGGGAGCTAATAACCACTGTACTGGCACGCAAGCCTAAAATGTGCTCTTTCTTGGAATGGAAAGATGTTAAAGTAGTTTATAAAAG ATATGCATCATTGTACTTCTGCTGTGCCATGGAACAGGAGGACAATGAACTTTTAACTCTGGAACTGATTCACAGATACGTAGAGCTGCTTGATAAATACTTTGGCAGT gTATGTGAACTGGACATCATATTCAACTTTGAAAAAGCTTATTTCATCCTCGATGAGCTAGTGCTGGGTGGTGAGCTGCAAGAGACCAGCAAGAAGAATGTTCTTAAAGCCATCGCTGCCCAGGATCTTCTGCAAGAG GAGGAGACCCCACAAGGCTTCTTCGAGGACCATGGGCTCGGATAA
- the LOC113402447 gene encoding AP-1 complex subunit sigma-2 isoform X2, with the protein MMQFMLLFSRQGKLRLQKWYVAHPDKLKKKITRELITTVLARKPKMCSFLEWKDVKVVYKRYASLYFCCAMEQEDNELLTLELIHRYVELLDKYFGSVCELDIIFNFEKAYFILDELVLGGELQETSKKNVLKAIAAQDLLQEDEAVDGALREVGLL; encoded by the exons ATG ATGCAATTCATGTTGCTATTCAGTCGACAAGGGAAGCTAAGACTTCAAAAGTGGTATGTGGCACATCCGGACAAGCTAAAGAAAAAGATTACTAGGGAGCTAATAACCACTGTACTGGCACGCAAGCCTAAAATGTGCTCTTTCTTGGAATGGAAAGATGTTAAAGTAGTTTATAAAAG ATATGCATCATTGTACTTCTGCTGTGCCATGGAACAGGAGGACAATGAACTTTTAACTCTGGAACTGATTCACAGATACGTAGAGCTGCTTGATAAATACTTTGGCAGT gTATGTGAACTGGACATCATATTCAACTTTGAAAAAGCTTATTTCATCCTCGATGAGCTAGTGCTGGGTGGTGAGCTGCAAGAGACCAGCAAGAAGAATGTTCTTAAAGCCATCGCTGCCCAGGATCTTCTGCAAGAG GACGAGGCAGTGGACGGTGCCCTGCGGGAGGTGGGTCTACTCTGA
- the LOC113402447 gene encoding AP-1 complex subunit sigma-2 isoform X3 — protein MMQFMLLFSRQGKLRLQKWYVAHPDKLKKKITRELITTVLARKPKMCSFLEWKDVKVVYKRYASLYFCCAMEQEDNELLTLELIHRYVELLDKYFGSVCELDIIFNFEKAYFILDELVLGGELQETSKKNVLKAIAAQDLLQEDLNDGLIH, from the exons ATG ATGCAATTCATGTTGCTATTCAGTCGACAAGGGAAGCTAAGACTTCAAAAGTGGTATGTGGCACATCCGGACAAGCTAAAGAAAAAGATTACTAGGGAGCTAATAACCACTGTACTGGCACGCAAGCCTAAAATGTGCTCTTTCTTGGAATGGAAAGATGTTAAAGTAGTTTATAAAAG ATATGCATCATTGTACTTCTGCTGTGCCATGGAACAGGAGGACAATGAACTTTTAACTCTGGAACTGATTCACAGATACGTAGAGCTGCTTGATAAATACTTTGGCAGT gTATGTGAACTGGACATCATATTCAACTTTGAAAAAGCTTATTTCATCCTCGATGAGCTAGTGCTGGGTGGTGAGCTGCAAGAGACCAGCAAGAAGAATGTTCTTAAAGCCATCGCTGCCCAGGATCTTCTGCAAGAG GACCTGAACGATGGGCTGATACATTGA